The genomic window TGTGTAGCTGTTGTGCTATGTGCACTAGCAGTTGTCGCTGTCGATAGACTGCATCCACTCTCTGATGAATATATACAAGAGATTAATTTGAAGCAAAACTCTTGGAAAGCCGGCAGAAACTTTAGACCTGATACCCCTATGTCCTACATTAAGAATCTACTGGGTGCACGCAGGggtgaaaagaaaaatttacCAATAATGAAATATGACGCCGAACTTATTGCAAATCTTCCGGTGAGCTTCCACCCGAGTGACAAATGGCCAAACTGTCCTTCCTTAAACGAGATCAGAGACCAAGGATCGTGCGGCAGCTGTTGGGCGTTTGGTGCTGTAGAAGCCATGACCGACCGGTACTGTATACACTCCAATCAGACATTAAATTTCCATTTTTCTGCTCAAGACCTTCTGACTTGTTGTGATAATTGTGGTTCATGTCTCGGCGGAGGTTTATTGGAGAGAGCTTGGCGCTACTGGAAGGACAATGGTATTGTATCAGGAGGAAGTTACAACTCAAGTTTGGGTTGTCAGCCATACGGAATCGCTCCCTGTAAACACAGCGAACAAGATCCGTTGCCCCCCTGTGGTGAAGGATACTACACTCCACAGTGCGAAACGTCTTGTGAATCTGGTTACGACTCAGATTACCAAACGGACAAACGCCACGGTAAAGAAGTTTATACGTTAAGATCTAACGAGGATGATATAAAAGCTGAACTATTCAAAAATGGGCCTGTTGAAGCTAGCTTTGGTGTATACTCAGATTTTCTTCATTATAAGCATGGAGTTTATGTAAAATTAGCAAACGCCACATATCTTGGAGGACACgctattaaaatattaggttGGGGAGTAGAGAATGGATAGAAGTATTGGCTTGCTGCTAATTCTTGGAATACATACTGGGGTGATAAAGGATTCTTTAAAATACTACGCGGAGTAAACCACTGCGGTATTGAAAATGAAGTAGTAGCAGGTATACCCCTAATACTAAGTGAATAACTTGCATgattgttttaacaataaacaaataggcatgtttttatttattatttacctacacgATACATGTACATTATGAACTAAATATATGATCTTCCTCGTTAGTCTAGCTACCGCAAGCGCGGATTCTGTACACgaagtctcgggttcgattcccgggtcaggcagaaatcgctttgtaggtttaagaaactttcacatcGTAttccggagcctggaagttggtgattgatagacccgtgcatcgaagagcacgttaatgtcggttctgcgcctgaactctctccggtcgtgtcggattacagTGCCATCGGGCTAtgacagtgaaggaatagtgagtgcatctgtgACAAACCAAATGTCGATGGCAGtgtcagcctttttattgagTACAAACCTAGCGCAGAAGACAAtacttttaaaaccacgttttacaCTAAAATGGTCATGATACAATCCAATCATCCAGAGTTTTTGGGTTCATAAGCTATGAGTATGGAGTATAAATACACTGCATTATGTAAGGCCGCTTTTCAGCTTGAAGAATTAGCAGCTGATTTAAAATCATTACATTATAGACTATTGTACTGTTTTATGCATGAAAGTATTTGTATCTACTTAGTTGCAACTCCTGTAATTAAAGGAAAACATGTGTTTGATTACTAtgtcttagttttaaaattttggtTGGTATATTCTTTGTATGTAAAAAATTGGTAAGCAAAAGGGGTTTCTTAGGGGGTTCTTGTTAGATTCTGTTTGTATAGGTGACGGTATAAAGTTGGAAAATGCCATTAGAAAGCCTTTACACCCATTTGATCCCAAAGAGTAAAGATGACTGTCGTTACTGACAACTTTCCTATtcattgcaatttttttttgtcgaaTTTCGTTTCCACTTACAAAATTCCAATATCTTGTTCTTTGGCATCgacaaattgaaattttattgtCTAAGCGTTAAAAGGATTAAGCGATATTGATGGTTTTTCATGGGCTAGTTAATGTCACTCAAGTGCTTTAACAACAGCATTTATTGCGAAACTTGGAAAAGTAAGGGTCTGTTCAAATTATTGATCGAAAAAAAAAGTGAATGGCACAAGAAATAACTTCATAATACAGAAGCAAAATGTAGTAAAATTGCTTAAGGCATGATCATTTTAATTCCTCAAGTGACGGTTTGTTATATGGCAGGAGCtacgttttattataattataacaacaaaagtacaaaataatgaaaaagcatggttattttattatccgactagctgttgcccgcaacttcgtctgcgtaggcaataaagaatagtcaaaatactacttatcccgtaggtgcattctttcacgtgacagtataattaggattagcacttagcagtcgcatagattcattgatcaaggttgtgttgtggatgtgaccatttatctaaacaaaagaagagtttgtgacgttgtgaatatctctggatctagtcagccaatttggaaaattattacgtatggtgcgtaagtaattttcacaggaaacagttataatctatgtctatatgctttgaatctgacaaagctgtcatttgtacattttgtgcagctgctgcgactaatcagaagccagaaagtctgtcagtttcaccatggatatcgtcttgtgtagtgagactggattgaagataggtagtcgctccaagcaagaTATTGGTACTCATatagattcggtgactggaagcccacaccaacatagttgtggaatagctggatggatgataaaatgagtcatcatcatcagcaggcgcatagggtaggatagtttcactactggggagaaacacttgtatgacggggattttct from Helicoverpa armigera isolate CAAS_96S chromosome 2, ASM3070526v1, whole genome shotgun sequence includes these protein-coding regions:
- the LOC126055237 gene encoding cathepsin B; the encoded protein is MVTSCVAVVLCALAVVAVDRLHPLSDEYIQEINLKQNSWKAGRNFRPDTPMSYIKNLLGARRGEKKNLPIMKYDAELIANLPVSFHPSDKWPNCPSLNEIRDQGSCGSCWAFGAVEAMTDRYCIHSNQTLNFHFSAQDLLTCCDNCGSCLGGGLLERAWRYWKDNGIVSGGSYNSSLGCQPYGIAPCKHSEQDPLPPCGEGYYTPQCETSCESGYDSDYQTDKRHGKEVYTLRSNEDDIKAELFKNGPVEASFGVYSDFLHYKHGVYVKLANATYLGGHAIKILGWGVENG